Proteins encoded by one window of Vitis vinifera cultivar Pinot Noir 40024 chromosome 10, ASM3070453v1:
- the LOC100258317 gene encoding probable 2' cyclic ADP-D-ribose synthase BdTIR, with translation MQRSLAKNLCHHLVRHQRRVPTPQNPCDVFINHRGIDTKKNVAGLIYDDLIRMKLRPFLDNKSMKPGDKLFDKIDSAIMNCKLGIAVFSPRYCESYFCLHELSLIMESKKRVIPIFVDVKPSELRVTNGVCPPREVERFSWALQEAKYTVGLTFDTVHGDWSDFVKNASDAVIKNLLELEREWPVQNGKTSRML, from the exons ATGCAGCGTTCACTAGCCAAGAACTTGTGTCACCATCTTGTCAGGCACCAAAGACGAGTCCCAACCCCTCAAAACCCATGCGACGTTTTCATAAATCATCGAGGAATTGATACCAAGAAGAATGTTGCAGGTCTGATCTATGATGATCTAATCAGGATGAAGCTGCGCCCTTTCTTGGACAACAAGAGCATGAAGCCTGGGGATAAGCTGTTTGACAAAATCGATTCCGCAATTATGAACTGCAAACTGGGGATCGCCGTCTTCTCCCCACGATATTGCGAATCCTACTTCTGTCTCCATGAGTTGTCTCTCATCATGGAGTCCAAGAAAAGGGTCATTCCAATATTTGTGGACGTGAAACCCTCGGAGCTTCGGGTCACAAATGGAGTTTGTCCACCCAGAGAGGTGGAACGGTTCAGCTGGGCGCTTCAAGAAGCCAAATACACGGTCGGATTAACTTTCGACACGGTTCATGG GGACTGGTCGGACTTTGTAAAGAATGCTTCAGATGCAGTGATAAAGAACTTGTTGGAGCTAGAAAGAGAATGGCCAGTGCAGAATGGAAAGACAAGCCGAATGCTCTGA